One Deferribacterota bacterium genomic window, TCTTTTAGTAAATTAACTTTTTCACATGAAATTGCCCTTGTAATTTTACTGGAACAAATTTATAGAGCATTTACAATAATAAATGGTCATCCTTATAATAAATAGTAGAGGTTTATTATGGACAGAGAGAGATTAGAATATTTTAGGAAGAAACTTTTAAAAATGAAAAGAGAGTTAATAAATTCACTTAAGACAAAATACGATGAAGCTAAGGAGCTTGAAGATAGATCTGGTAAAGATTTAGCTGATGAAGCCTATGACCTTTATACAAAATCGTTGATGCTTGGAAAGGTTGAGACAGATGCATTAAAACTTAGATTAGTTGAACAGGCATTGCAGAGAATAGATGTTGGTACTTATGGGGTTTGTATAGAGTGTGAAGAGGATATAGATGAAAAGAGATTAGAGTATATACCCTTTGCTAGGTATTGTACGGAATGTAAAAGTGAGCTTGAAAAAAGTGGCAAGTTGAAGCTCTAGTTTAGTTTTCTATGGATAGAAGAATTATATTATTAATACTAGATGGTTGGGGTTATCGTGAAAGCAGTGAATACAATGCTGTAAAATTGTGTAACCCTATAAACTTTAATAATCTGTGGAAGAATAATGGGCATACCTTTTTGCATGCTTCTGAAGAATGGGTTGGTTTACCTAAAGGGCAAATGGGTAATTCTGAG contains:
- a CDS encoding TraR/DksA C4-type zinc finger protein, with translation MDRERLEYFRKKLLKMKRELINSLKTKYDEAKELEDRSGKDLADEAYDLYTKSLMLGKVETDALKLRLVEQALQRIDVGTYGVCIECEEDIDEKRLEYIPFARYCTECKSELEKSGKLKL
- a CDS encoding 2,3-bisphosphoglycerate-independent phosphoglycerate mutase (catalyzes the interconversion of 2-phosphoglycerate and 3-phosphoglycerate); this encodes MDRRIILLILDGWGYRESSEYNAVKLCNPINFNNLWKNNGHTFLHASEEWVGLPKGQMGNSE